From uncultured Roseateles sp., the proteins below share one genomic window:
- a CDS encoding NAD(P)H-binding protein: MARVFMLGATGTIGQATLRALLRRGHEVVCWVRPRAGVGGRLQQAEIERLLVGATLRFGAVTDAAALRREGFRGERFDALVSCLASRTGAPRDAWAIDHDAHVDALAAAREAGVTQMVLLSAICVQKPRLAFQQAKQAFEQLLMASGLDYSIVRPTAFFKSLSGQVERVAHGNKPFLLFGDGGLTACKPISDDDLGDYLADCLHLPERRNRILPIGGPGEAITPRQQGELLFAALGREPRFRQVPVALLDLIIAVLGTLGRIIPSLAAKAELARIGRYYATESMLVLDAATGRYDAAATPSTGTQTLAAFYAGLAAGSAAQPERGDHAVF; this comes from the coding sequence ATGGCGCGCGTGTTCATGCTCGGCGCCACCGGCACCATAGGCCAGGCCACGCTGCGCGCCCTGCTGCGGCGCGGCCACGAGGTGGTGTGCTGGGTGCGCCCGCGTGCCGGCGTCGGCGGCCGGCTGCAGCAGGCCGAGATCGAGCGGCTGCTGGTCGGCGCCACGCTGCGCTTCGGTGCGGTGACCGACGCCGCAGCGCTGCGGCGCGAGGGCTTTCGCGGCGAGCGCTTCGACGCCCTCGTCTCCTGCCTGGCCTCGCGCACCGGCGCGCCCCGCGATGCCTGGGCCATCGACCATGACGCACACGTCGATGCGCTGGCGGCGGCCCGAGAGGCGGGCGTCACGCAGATGGTGCTGCTGTCGGCCATCTGCGTGCAAAAGCCCCGCCTGGCCTTCCAGCAGGCCAAGCAGGCCTTCGAGCAGCTGCTGATGGCCTCCGGACTGGACTATTCCATCGTGCGGCCCACCGCCTTCTTCAAGTCGCTGTCGGGCCAGGTCGAGCGCGTGGCCCACGGCAACAAGCCCTTCCTGCTGTTTGGCGACGGCGGCCTGACCGCCTGCAAGCCGATCAGCGACGACGACCTGGGCGACTATCTGGCCGACTGCCTGCACCTGCCCGAGCGCCGCAACCGCATCCTGCCCATCGGTGGCCCCGGCGAGGCCATCACGCCGCGCCAGCAGGGCGAGCTGCTGTTTGCCGCGCTGGGCCGCGAACCGCGCTTCCGCCAGGTGCCGGTGGCCCTGCTCGATCTGATCATCGCCGTGCTCGGCACGCTCGGCCGCATCATCCCCTCGCTGGCCGCCAAGGCCGAGCTGGCCCGCATCGGCCGCTACTACGCGACCGAGTCGATGCTGGTGCTCGATGCCGCGACCGGCCGCTACGACGCCGCGGCCACGCCGTCCACCGGCACGCAGACCCTGGCGGCCTTCTATGCCGGGCTGGCAGCAGGTTCAGCAGCGCAGCCGGAGCGCGGGGACCATGCGGTGTTCTGA
- a CDS encoding phytoene/squalene synthase family protein, with amino-acid sequence MSDPRPASSPEPACPPLLAADLAQCRASLAANSKTFHAASLLLPPGVRAPATVLYGFCRLADDAVDVEGGRLEAIARLRERLERVYAGRPLPQAADRALAAVVARYAIPRALPELLVEGLAWDVEGRDYETLDDLQDYAARVAGTVGAMMCLLMGVRDSAALARACDLGVAMQLSNIARDVGEDARLGRLYLPRQWLLEAGIAPAAWLAAPRHDAALANVMQRLLAAADDLYARAGAGVARLPLACRPGINAARMLYAEIGHEVARAGGDSVSRRAVVPGRRKSYLLLQAGLSLWPDSRRLQEPPLAANLPLLAAVAATPAPARAARRVDFIIDLFDRLERQDRWGGSAA; translated from the coding sequence ATGTCAGACCCTCGCCCGGCTTCATCGCCTGAACCGGCCTGCCCGCCGCTGCTGGCCGCCGACCTGGCCCAGTGCCGCGCCAGCCTGGCGGCCAATTCCAAGACCTTCCATGCCGCCTCGCTGCTGCTGCCGCCCGGCGTGCGCGCCCCCGCCACCGTGCTCTACGGCTTTTGCCGGCTGGCCGATGACGCGGTTGATGTCGAGGGCGGCCGGCTGGAGGCGATTGCCCGGCTGCGCGAGCGCCTGGAGCGCGTCTACGCCGGCCGGCCGCTGCCGCAGGCCGCCGACCGCGCGCTGGCGGCCGTGGTGGCGCGCTATGCGATTCCGCGCGCGCTGCCCGAGCTGCTGGTCGAGGGCCTGGCCTGGGACGTAGAAGGGCGCGACTACGAGACGCTGGACGATCTGCAGGACTACGCCGCCCGAGTGGCCGGCACGGTGGGCGCGATGATGTGCCTGCTGATGGGTGTGCGCGACAGCGCTGCGCTGGCCCGCGCCTGCGATCTGGGCGTGGCGATGCAGCTGTCCAATATCGCCCGCGATGTCGGTGAGGACGCGCGCCTGGGCCGGCTCTATCTGCCCCGGCAGTGGTTGCTCGAGGCCGGCATAGCCCCCGCCGCCTGGCTGGCCGCACCGCGCCATGACGCCGCGCTGGCCAACGTGATGCAGCGCCTGCTGGCCGCCGCCGATGACCTGTACGCACGTGCCGGCGCCGGCGTCGCGCGGCTGCCGCTGGCCTGCCGGCCGGGCATCAATGCGGCCAGGATGCTGTATGCCGAGATCGGCCATGAGGTGGCCCGTGCCGGCGGGGATTCGGTCAGCCGCCGCGCGGTCGTGCCCGGGCGGCGCAAGAGCTATCTGCTGCTGCAGGCCGGCCTGAGCCTGTGGCCTGACAGCCGGCGCTTGCAGGAGCCGCCGCTGGCCGCCAATCTGCCGCTGCTGGCCGCGGTGGCGGCCACGCCCGCGCCGGCCCGTGCAGCGCGACGCGTCGATTTCATCATCGACCTGTTCGATAGGCTGGAGCGGCAGGACCGCTGGGGCGGGAGCGCTGCATGA
- the crtI gene encoding 1-hydroxycarotenoid 3,4-desaturase CrtD encodes MSLSTTRLSSPRVVVIGAGVGGLAAAALLAHQGLDVHLIERGPQPGGKLRQLAVGPSLLDAGPTVLTMRWVFDALFERLGQSLDEHLSLRPCAVLARHAWGPEERLDLLADMEASVAAMADFAGPAQGQRYRAFCRRAKEIYDTLEQPFLRSQRPTPWSLAWRVGLARLPQLARISPFRTLWQELGRYFPDPRLQQLFGRYATYCGSSPFDAPATLMLVAHVEREAVWQIAGGMHRLAQSLAALCRQQGVQISYGQEVRQILLRQGRVCGVALDQGAPLEADAVLFNGDVEALRRGLLGQPLRQALGGRPLAPARRSLSAVTWHLQAEVGGFPLSHHNVFFSDPADEGYRQEFADIAAGRLPAAPSVYVCAQDRSGDPAPPRSGQAERLMCLVNAPATTDARPLTEEELFLCQAQMFARLAQAGLKIRPSGHPVQRSTPQDFARLFPATCGALYGQASQGWRASFQRPASTTRVPGLYLAGGSVHPGPGLPMAALSGQLAAEQIGKALLSTPRWRPVAMPGGMSMR; translated from the coding sequence ATGAGCCTGTCCACAACACGTTTGAGCAGCCCGCGGGTGGTCGTCATCGGCGCCGGCGTCGGTGGCCTGGCGGCCGCCGCGCTGCTGGCCCATCAGGGCCTGGACGTGCACCTGATCGAGCGCGGCCCGCAGCCCGGCGGCAAGCTGCGCCAGCTGGCCGTAGGCCCCAGCCTGCTCGACGCCGGCCCCACGGTGCTGACGATGCGCTGGGTGTTCGACGCGTTGTTCGAGCGCCTGGGCCAGTCGCTGGACGAGCATCTGAGCCTGCGGCCCTGCGCCGTGCTGGCCCGACATGCCTGGGGCCCCGAGGAGCGGCTGGACCTGCTGGCCGACATGGAGGCCAGCGTCGCCGCGATGGCCGACTTCGCCGGCCCGGCCCAGGGCCAGCGCTACCGCGCCTTCTGCCGGCGGGCCAAGGAGATCTACGACACGCTGGAGCAGCCCTTTCTGCGCAGCCAGCGGCCCACGCCCTGGTCGCTGGCCTGGCGGGTGGGCCTGGCCCGGCTGCCGCAGCTGGCGCGCATCTCGCCGTTTCGCACGCTGTGGCAGGAGCTGGGCCGCTACTTCCCCGACCCGCGGCTGCAGCAGCTGTTCGGCCGCTATGCCACCTACTGCGGCTCGTCGCCGTTCGACGCCCCGGCCACGCTGATGCTGGTGGCCCATGTGGAGCGCGAGGCGGTGTGGCAGATAGCCGGCGGCATGCACCGGCTGGCCCAGTCGCTGGCCGCGCTGTGCCGGCAGCAGGGCGTGCAGATCAGCTACGGCCAGGAGGTGCGCCAGATCCTGCTGCGCCAGGGCCGCGTCTGCGGCGTGGCGCTGGATCAGGGCGCGCCACTGGAGGCCGATGCGGTGCTGTTCAATGGCGATGTCGAGGCGCTGCGGCGCGGCCTGCTGGGCCAGCCGCTGCGCCAGGCGCTGGGCGGCCGGCCGCTGGCACCGGCGCGGCGCTCGCTGTCGGCCGTGACCTGGCATCTGCAGGCCGAGGTCGGCGGCTTCCCGCTGTCGCACCACAACGTGTTCTTCAGCGACCCTGCCGATGAAGGCTATCGCCAGGAATTTGCCGACATTGCCGCCGGCCGGCTGCCCGCCGCGCCCAGCGTCTATGTCTGCGCCCAGGACCGCAGCGGCGACCCCGCACCGCCCCGCAGCGGCCAGGCCGAGCGCCTGATGTGCCTGGTCAATGCCCCGGCCACCACCGACGCCCGACCGCTGACCGAAGAGGAGTTGTTCCTATGCCAAGCGCAGATGTTTGCCCGCCTGGCGCAAGCCGGGCTGAAGATCAGGCCCAGCGGCCACCCGGTGCAGCGCAGCACGCCGCAGGACTTCGCCCGGCTGTTCCCGGCCACCTGCGGGGCGCTGTACGGCCAGGCGAGCCAGGGCTGGCGCGCCAGCTTCCAGCGCCCGGCCAGCACGACGCGGGTGCCGGGCCTGTATCTGGCCGGTGGCTCGGTGCATCCGGGGCCGGGCCTGCCGATGGCGGCACTGTCGGGCCAGCTGGCGGCAGAGCAGATCGGCAAGGCCCTGCTTTCGACACCCCGCTGGCGGCCGGTGGCTATGCCTGGTGGTATGTCGATGCGCTGA
- a CDS encoding methyltransferase, whose translation MRQARPLDAGVHATTHWSDAAWALRDRLLTSPQFRRWAEGFAPARWVARRRAAQLFDLLAGFVYSQVLLVCVRVRLLELLAEQGPQSLQALAQQLALPLPAAERLVRAAVALRLLEARPLRRYGLGVLGAPMVGNSGLAAMVEHHEALYRDLTDPVALLRRPDGGGALADFWPYAGAVEPGALEAQDVAAYSSLMAVSQPLVAEQVLQAYPMRQHRRLLDVGGGEGVFACAAARQAPQLQVQVFDLPSVVERAHERFRRAGVAQRCSVQGGDFLSDELPGGADLVSLLRVVHDHDDERVFKLLAAVRRALPAGGRLLLAEPMAETSGAEAMGDAYFGFYLLAMGRGQARSEARLRDMLQASGFAQVRRLKTRMPLQTSVLLATAGA comes from the coding sequence ATGCGTCAGGCCCGACCCCTCGATGCCGGCGTCCACGCCACGACGCATTGGAGCGATGCGGCCTGGGCGCTGCGCGACCGCCTGCTGACCAGCCCGCAGTTCCGTCGCTGGGCCGAGGGCTTCGCCCCGGCGCGCTGGGTGGCGCGGCGGCGTGCGGCCCAGCTGTTCGATCTGCTCGCCGGCTTTGTCTATTCGCAGGTCCTGCTGGTCTGCGTGCGCGTGCGCCTGCTGGAGCTGCTGGCCGAGCAGGGCCCGCAAAGCCTGCAGGCGCTGGCGCAGCAGCTGGCCCTGCCGCTGCCGGCCGCCGAGCGCCTGGTGCGTGCCGCGGTGGCACTGCGCCTGCTGGAGGCGCGGCCGCTGCGCCGCTACGGCCTGGGTGTGCTGGGCGCGCCCATGGTGGGCAACAGCGGCCTGGCGGCGATGGTCGAGCACCACGAGGCGCTGTACCGCGACCTGACCGATCCGGTGGCGCTGTTGCGCCGGCCGGACGGCGGCGGCGCGCTGGCCGATTTCTGGCCCTATGCCGGGGCCGTCGAGCCCGGCGCGCTGGAGGCCCAGGACGTGGCCGCCTATTCCAGCCTCATGGCCGTCTCGCAGCCGCTGGTGGCCGAGCAGGTGCTGCAGGCCTATCCGATGCGCCAGCACCGCCGGCTGCTGGACGTGGGCGGCGGCGAGGGGGTGTTCGCCTGCGCGGCGGCCCGCCAGGCGCCGCAGCTTCAGGTACAGGTGTTCGATCTGCCCAGCGTGGTCGAGCGCGCGCACGAGCGCTTCCGGCGCGCCGGCGTGGCGCAGCGCTGCAGCGTGCAGGGCGGGGACTTTCTGAGCGACGAGTTGCCGGGCGGCGCCGATCTGGTGTCGCTGCTGCGCGTTGTGCATGACCACGACGACGAACGCGTATTCAAGCTGCTTGCGGCGGTGCGCCGTGCGCTGCCGGCAGGCGGCCGCCTGCTGCTGGCCGAGCCCATGGCCGAAACCTCGGGGGCCGAGGCCATGGGTGATGCCTATTTCGGCTTCTACCTGCTGGCCATGGGCCGGGGCCAGGCGCGCAGCGAGGCCCGGCTGCGCGACATGCTGCAGGCCAGCGGCTTTGCCCAGGTGCGCCGACTCAAGACCCGCATGCCCCTGCAGACCAGCGTGCTGCTGGCCACCGCCGGTGCGTGA
- the hemA gene encoding glutamyl-tRNA reductase has product MSVLALGLNHGSAPLDLRGRFAIPLEALGRSVQGLRNHLARAAPEVAILSTCNRTELYVGLPPSACPRHAIELVEPSIEWLAQQGGTSADSLRGHSYFLHGAEAARHAFRVASGLDSMVLGEPQILGQMKQAVREAEGAGALGTTLHQLFQRSFAVAKEVRSSTEIGAHAVSMAAAAVRLATQLFGELSQTRVLFVGAGEMIELVATHFAAHAPMSLTIANRGRERGQVLCERLGAQPLALAELGTRLQDFDVVVSCTASSLPLIGLGAVERALKARRRRPMLMLDLAVPRDIEPEVAELDDIYLYTVDDLAQHVQVNGERRQAAVLQAEQIVAAGVHGFSNWLEQRASVPLIQALQRRTDDWREAELAKARRALARGQDVDAVMEALSNALTRKLLHGALSELHSSAGEAHQHWMDSVQRMFLRPDSHRGH; this is encoded by the coding sequence ATGAGTGTGTTGGCGCTGGGTCTCAACCACGGCAGCGCGCCGCTCGATCTGCGCGGCCGTTTCGCCATCCCGCTGGAGGCTTTGGGCCGCAGCGTGCAGGGTCTGCGCAACCATCTGGCGCGGGCCGCGCCCGAGGTCGCCATCCTGTCCACCTGCAACCGTACCGAGCTCTACGTGGGCCTGCCGCCCAGCGCCTGCCCGCGGCATGCGATCGAGCTGGTCGAGCCCAGCATCGAGTGGTTGGCGCAGCAGGGCGGCACCAGTGCCGACAGCCTGCGCGGCCACAGCTATTTTCTGCACGGTGCCGAGGCGGCCCGCCATGCCTTCCGCGTCGCCTCGGGTTTGGACTCGATGGTGCTGGGTGAACCGCAAATCCTCGGCCAGATGAAGCAGGCGGTGCGCGAGGCCGAGGGCGCCGGTGCGCTGGGCACCACCTTGCACCAGCTGTTCCAGCGCAGCTTTGCCGTGGCCAAGGAGGTGCGCAGCAGCACCGAGATCGGCGCCCACGCAGTCAGCATGGCCGCAGCCGCCGTGCGCCTGGCCACCCAGCTGTTCGGCGAGTTGTCGCAGACCCGGGTGCTGTTCGTCGGCGCCGGAGAAATGATCGAACTCGTGGCCACGCACTTTGCCGCCCACGCACCGATGTCGTTGACCATCGCCAACCGCGGCCGCGAGCGGGGCCAGGTCTTGTGCGAGCGCCTGGGCGCGCAGCCGCTGGCCCTGGCCGAGCTGGGCACGCGGCTGCAGGACTTCGACGTGGTTGTCAGCTGCACCGCCAGCAGCCTGCCGCTGATCGGCCTGGGTGCGGTCGAGCGCGCCTTGAAGGCCCGCCGCCGCCGGCCCATGCTGATGCTGGACCTGGCCGTGCCGCGCGACATCGAGCCCGAGGTGGCCGAGCTGGACGACATCTACCTCTACACCGTCGACGACCTGGCCCAGCACGTGCAGGTCAATGGCGAACGCCGCCAGGCCGCCGTGCTGCAGGCCGAGCAGATCGTCGCCGCCGGCGTGCATGGTTTTTCGAACTGGCTCGAACAGCGGGCCAGCGTGCCGCTGATACAGGCGCTGCAGCGCCGCACCGATGACTGGCGCGAAGCCGAGCTCGCCAAGGCCCGCCGTGCGCTGGCCCGCGGCCAGGATGTCGATGCGGTGATGGAGGCGCTGTCCAATGCGCTGACCCGCAAGCTGCTGCACGGCGCGCTGTCCGAGCTGCACAGCAGCGCCGGCGAGGCGCACCAGCACTGGATGGACTCGGTGCAGCGGATGTTTCTGCGGCCCGACTCGCACCGCGGGCATTGA
- a CDS encoding polyprenyl synthetase family protein, producing the protein MPTQHRIERALQLGLQASRQPGHPPRLAAAMQHAVFPGGARIRPKLVLAVALACGEDDTELTDAVAAAIELLHCASLVHDDLPCFDDAATRRGLPSVQRAFGERLAVLAGDALIVAAFQCLALGARRHLSRLPGLMQTVCQGVGMPMGIVAGQAWECEPQVALRDYQQAKTGALFAAATMAGAQAAGAEGLDWRALGEQMGQAYQVADDIRDVAFDATLLGKPVGQDLALDRPSMARELGLEGALAEFHRLIELTQAIVPVCPGAARFRQLIRLEADRLVPQKLMAERLAAAA; encoded by the coding sequence ATGCCGACTCAGCACCGTATCGAGCGCGCCCTTCAACTCGGCCTGCAGGCCAGCCGGCAGCCCGGCCATCCGCCCCGGCTGGCGGCGGCGATGCAGCATGCGGTGTTCCCGGGCGGCGCGCGGATACGGCCCAAGCTGGTGCTGGCCGTCGCGCTGGCCTGCGGCGAGGACGACACCGAGCTGACCGATGCGGTGGCGGCGGCGATCGAGCTGCTGCACTGCGCCTCGCTGGTCCACGACGATCTGCCCTGTTTCGACGACGCCGCCACCCGGCGCGGCCTGCCCTCGGTGCAGCGCGCCTTTGGCGAGCGGCTGGCGGTGCTGGCCGGCGACGCGCTGATCGTCGCCGCCTTCCAGTGCCTGGCGCTGGGCGCGCGGCGGCATCTGTCGCGCCTGCCGGGCCTGATGCAGACCGTCTGCCAGGGCGTGGGCATGCCGATGGGCATCGTCGCCGGCCAGGCCTGGGAGTGCGAACCCCAGGTCGCGCTGCGCGACTACCAGCAGGCCAAGACCGGCGCGCTGTTTGCCGCCGCGACGATGGCCGGGGCCCAGGCCGCCGGCGCAGAGGGCCTGGACTGGCGCGCCCTGGGCGAGCAGATGGGCCAGGCCTACCAGGTGGCCGATGACATCCGCGATGTCGCCTTCGATGCCACGCTGCTCGGCAAGCCGGTCGGGCAAGACCTGGCACTGGACCGGCCCAGCATGGCACGCGAGCTGGGCCTGGAGGGCGCGCTGGCCGAGTTCCACCGCCTGATCGAGCTGACCCAGGCGATCGTGCCGGTCTGCCCGGGAGCGGCACGCTTTCGCCAGCTGATACGGCTGGAGGCCGACCGGCTGGTGCCGCAGAAGCTGATGGCCGAACGCCTGGCGGCGGCGGCCTGA
- a CDS encoding carotenoid 1,2-hydratase, translating to MFSPYYAWARRRNGDANAPAEQHCALNLSLYRRAPGATSYQRLWAMTERGAGQLQRSACRLGIGPSQLRWAADGLHLDVDEWTAPWPQRLRGRIHLQPGARPGQAFTLDGAGHHVWQAISPLARVAVDFASPALRWQGEAYLDCNHGSRPLERDFDHWHWSRARQPDGRCRVLYDLCALDGQRRTVDLQLQADGSFRASAPEPLCALPATTWGIARCTHAGADAAPRVAATLESGPFYARSLLADPSGGLAVHESLSLRRFASPWVQALLPFRMPRRAGDR from the coding sequence GTGTTCTCGCCCTACTACGCCTGGGCCCGCCGGCGCAACGGCGACGCCAACGCGCCGGCCGAGCAGCATTGCGCGCTGAACCTCTCGCTGTACCGGCGCGCGCCGGGGGCCACGAGCTACCAGCGCCTGTGGGCAATGACCGAGCGCGGCGCCGGCCAGCTGCAGCGCAGCGCCTGCCGATTGGGCATCGGCCCCAGCCAGCTGCGATGGGCAGCGGACGGCCTGCACCTCGACGTCGACGAATGGACGGCGCCCTGGCCCCAGCGCCTGCGCGGCCGCATCCATCTGCAGCCCGGCGCCCGGCCCGGCCAGGCCTTCACGCTGGACGGCGCCGGCCACCATGTCTGGCAGGCGATCAGCCCGCTGGCCCGCGTGGCGGTGGACTTCGCCTCGCCGGCCCTGCGCTGGCAGGGCGAGGCCTATCTGGACTGCAACCACGGCAGCCGCCCGCTGGAGCGCGACTTCGACCACTGGCACTGGTCGCGCGCCCGCCAGCCCGACGGCCGCTGCCGCGTGCTCTACGACCTGTGCGCGCTCGACGGACAGCGCCGCACCGTCGATCTGCAGCTGCAGGCGGATGGCAGCTTCCGGGCCAGCGCCCCCGAGCCGCTGTGCGCCCTGCCCGCCACCACCTGGGGCATCGCTCGCTGCACCCATGCCGGCGCCGACGCCGCACCCCGCGTCGCCGCCACGCTGGAAAGCGGGCCCTTCTACGCCCGCTCGCTGCTGGCCGACCCAAGCGGCGGGCTGGCGGTGCATGAAAGCCTGTCGCTGCGCCGCTTCGCCAGCCCCTGGGTGCAGGCCCTGCTGCCGTTTCGCATGCCCCGGCGGGCGGGGGATCGCTGA
- the bchC gene encoding chlorophyll synthesis pathway protein BchC — protein MNTLAVVIDRPEHLQLSHLHLPAIEPEDVVVEVEWSGISTGTERLIWTGTMPMFPGMGYPLVPGYEAVGRVISVGAGSSRRLGQRVFVPGARCFGEVKGLFGGSASRLVVPGAKVVPVDEKLGEQAVLLALAATAYHSVAGGGQAQPFTPPDLIVGHGVLGRLLARMNVAAGITDFTVWETNPRRAEGSVGYTVVHPDDDKRRDYKAIYDVSGDSALLDSLIARLAPGGEVVLAGFYSKPLSLNFAPAFMREARIRVAAEWKRPDMLAVNALLSDGRLSLDGLLTHSEPAEKAGLAYQQAFTDAGCLKMVLDWRHHA, from the coding sequence ATGAACACCCTGGCCGTTGTGATCGACAGACCGGAGCATCTGCAGCTGAGTCATCTGCACCTGCCGGCCATCGAGCCCGAAGATGTGGTCGTCGAGGTCGAATGGAGCGGCATCAGCACCGGCACCGAGAGGCTGATCTGGACCGGCACCATGCCCATGTTCCCCGGCATGGGCTATCCGCTGGTGCCGGGCTACGAGGCGGTGGGCCGGGTGATCTCGGTCGGCGCGGGCAGCAGCCGGCGCCTGGGCCAGCGGGTGTTCGTGCCCGGGGCGCGCTGCTTCGGCGAGGTCAAGGGCCTGTTCGGCGGCTCGGCCTCGCGCCTGGTCGTGCCCGGCGCCAAGGTGGTGCCGGTGGACGAAAAGCTGGGCGAGCAGGCCGTGCTGCTGGCCCTGGCGGCCACCGCGTATCACAGCGTGGCCGGCGGCGGCCAGGCCCAGCCCTTCACGCCGCCCGATCTGATCGTCGGCCACGGCGTGCTGGGGCGCCTGCTGGCGCGCATGAATGTGGCGGCCGGCATCACCGACTTCACCGTCTGGGAGACCAACCCCAGGCGCGCGGAGGGCAGCGTCGGCTACACGGTCGTGCACCCGGACGACGACAAGCGCCGCGACTACAAGGCCATCTACGACGTCAGCGGTGATTCGGCCCTGCTGGACAGCCTGATCGCCCGGCTGGCTCCCGGCGGCGAGGTGGTGCTGGCGGGCTTTTATTCCAAGCCGCTGTCACTGAACTTCGCGCCGGCCTTCATGCGCGAGGCCCGCATCCGCGTCGCCGCCGAATGGAAGCGCCCGGACATGCTGGCGGTGAATGCACTGCTTTCCGATGGCCGGCTGTCGCTCGACGGCCTGCTCACCCACAGCGAGCCGGCCGAGAAGGCGGGCCTCGCCTACCAGCAGGCATTCACCGATGCCGGCTGCCTGAAGATGGTTTTGGACTGGAGACACCACGCATGA
- a CDS encoding chlorophyllide a reductase iron protein subunit X: MSTSSIPAVATVHFQPRSAQQEALRAEAAIEPDAVATGPVTKTTQIIAIYGKGGIGKSFTLANLSYMMAQQGKKVLLIGCDPKSDTTSLLFGGKACPTIIETSSRKKLAGEAVAIGDVCFKRDGVYAMELGGPEVGRGCGGRGIIHGFETLEKLGFHDWGFDYVLLDFLGDVVCGGFGLPIARDMCQKVIVVASNDLQSLYVANNVCSAVEYFRKLGGNVGVAGMVINKDDGTGEATAFAQAVGIPVLAAIPANEDIRRKSASYEIIGRPGTQWASLFETLATNVGEAPPVRPRPQTQDQLLGLFSAEVTGRDFKMEPATLFDMVGKTELVKPTLEVVYDAA; this comes from the coding sequence ATGAGCACCTCAAGCATCCCGGCCGTCGCGACCGTGCACTTCCAGCCCAGGTCCGCGCAGCAGGAGGCGTTGCGCGCCGAGGCCGCCATCGAGCCCGATGCGGTGGCCACCGGCCCGGTCACCAAGACCACACAAATCATCGCCATCTACGGCAAGGGCGGCATAGGCAAGAGCTTCACCCTGGCCAACCTCAGCTACATGATGGCCCAGCAAGGCAAGAAGGTGCTCTTGATCGGCTGCGACCCGAAGAGCGACACCACCAGCCTGCTGTTCGGCGGCAAGGCCTGCCCGACCATCATCGAGACCAGCTCCAGGAAGAAGCTGGCCGGCGAGGCGGTGGCCATCGGCGACGTCTGCTTCAAGCGCGACGGCGTCTACGCGATGGAGCTGGGCGGCCCCGAGGTCGGCCGCGGCTGCGGGGGCCGGGGCATCATCCACGGCTTCGAGACGCTGGAAAAGCTCGGCTTCCACGACTGGGGCTTCGACTACGTGCTGCTCGACTTCCTGGGCGATGTGGTCTGCGGCGGCTTCGGCCTGCCGATTGCGCGGGACATGTGCCAGAAGGTCATCGTCGTCGCCAGCAACGACCTGCAAAGCCTTTACGTCGCCAACAACGTCTGCAGCGCGGTGGAGTACTTCCGCAAGCTCGGCGGCAATGTCGGCGTGGCCGGCATGGTGATCAACAAGGACGACGGCACCGGCGAGGCAACCGCCTTCGCGCAGGCCGTGGGCATCCCGGTGCTGGCCGCGATTCCCGCCAACGAGGACATACGCCGCAAGAGCGCCAGCTACGAGATCATCGGCCGGCCCGGCACGCAGTGGGCCTCGCTGTTCGAGACGCTGGCCACCAATGTCGGCGAGGCGCCGCCGGTGCGGCCCAGGCCGCAGACCCAGGACCAGTTGCTGGGCCTGTTCTCGGCCGAGGTCACTGGACGCGACTTCAAGATGGAACCGGCGACCCTGTTCGACATGGTGGGCAAGACCGAGCTGGTCAAGCCCACGCTCGAAGTCGTCTACGACGCCGCCTGA